The genomic region ACAAACCAGCATACAAGATTAAATTAAAGAAAGGAACAGATATTGTATTATAAGTTTGTAATTTATAAGGTATAGATTAAGTTTGCTAACCAAAAATTCTGTGGACTATGTCGAGTGGCTGTAATCACCACAACAAGCTCAAAATCGGACCCACAATCTTCAGCATCTTTTCCATTTGTACAGTAAACTGAAAAGACGCCTTTTGGATAAGCCTCTTCAACATACTTGGAAATTTCAGCATCCAAAGCACATCTGTAAAGTATATATTACAACTGTAAGTCAGCTATGATAGTCACATTCTACAAAGTTGGTTTAAAACTAAAGGATATCTAGAGAAAAATATTACCGATACTCTTCTATGTAAGGGGATGGAAGCTCTTCGTCTGTAGCTGGTCTCATTGTTGTACAAATCTGAACAAATGCAACATTTCGTATTTTCATATAAATTCAAGTGAATATAGAAAGCCCAGATTAACAATGACAGAAGCAAGTAGATAGATTAGTTCTACATCCTAAACTGATCGAACTAAAACCGGTACCAAATAACAAAGCAATACACATTTACAATTTAATAGTTTATGCTTTGGGTGTAGCATATCATGCCACCTTAAGGGATAGGGTAGGATTAAAGTCAATACTTTTATCTTACCAGTAGTGTTTTCAAACACTAGAGCTAAGTTTATATTCTGAGCAAAGCAATCAATTCAATGTCAATAAATCAGCAATTTCTTGATCTTGACATACATTGTGTTGCCTCTCATGGTACATTAAAGTTTCACTTTCACAAAGTACATAATTCATCTTTGGATAATTGGATTTCTTAAAAAAGAACTCATCAATCTAATAAGAGTTCCTCCAGAACCCGTGTAAAATAAGGGCTTAATATTTACTCTTAATATGCAGTTACAATTCTCTGGAATAACTCACGACTTGGTTTGTGTATTTACTAGTCAGTGTAATGATGACGGTCAAATTGTAGCATAAAAACTAAACTTGATTTTGACCTTGAGAACTCTAGTTGTTTCGTGTTGGACATATTTAAGCTTCTATTCGAAAACACTCTTTCTTATATATCAGAAGTTCAGAACTCCTACTTAATCCAATAAACCCATAATAAAATCCAAGTATCTGATATAACACCAAACAGAGGCATCTGATCGTAGAAGAAAGAAATATTTCCTTGTATATGACCAATCATTATTTGACAGCTCTAGTATTCTTAAACTGTTCCAGCAATGTGCCTTgaaactaaggggctgtttgacaacttcagaatggttaagtgttgaaccaataagaggtctgaaccattaagtgctgaaccagtaagaggtctgaaccaataagagccagtataatgcttaaccattaagagccagtataatgcttaaccattaagagccagtataatgcttaaccattcagaggcaaatgtttgaccaattcagattagaggtcttaaccattcagactcagtataatgcttaaccattcagaggcaaatgtctgaaccattcagacatctgctcacgaaacaaacaatctgaaccagtaagaggtttgaaccattaagagcccccgttaagaggtaaacaaacagcccctaatacAGTTTAATTTCGCCCACATATAGGTACATATAGAAGGCTAAAGAGACCAATCACCAGCTTGTTAAACTTACTTGCCGGACATGGTCAACCTTTCCCACCTGTGCAGTCCTAGGATCAAGATACTCATCCTCACTAATCTCACTAAACGACGATACCAGCACCTGCAGAAACACCCACAGAGAAGAAAAGAGAGATTTAAACATGGTTGAGAGCTCTAAATAAGTAAATATCCTACACCTACCCAATAGTAACATAAAGCAGCTTTGCACATACAACCATTTtgcctcaaaaaaaaaaaaaaaaatcccctCTCAATCGACAGGTAAATTTCAAGTCAACCAACACATAGATCTGATATAGGAAGTTACACAACCACAGATGAAGCAAATATCCGCTAACGCAATATATCATACCGACGAAAAATCAAATAAGAAATGAAACCAAACTATAAAACTAGATTTCTAACTTGTTAATCAGTAAAACTGTCCTCATAATTAATAACCTATAAACCTAACATGCAAGCTAACTAGCAACAGATCAAGTAAACCAAACCCTAACGGCCATTTGCAACTCTAATATAAAACAAAACCTAAATTGTAGGTCAAAACAGAGAAGATCACATCATCAATCAACTGTAAATAAAGAAAAAATCATACCTCACCGCTTCGATTTGGAAAGTGGAGACAAATGATATTCGATTTGTTGTAAAGAGGAAAGGCTTCTGCAGCCGCTCTTCGATAGACATCCTCATCGTTGAGAAGTGACTTGAGGTCTGCAAAATCCGTAAATAATATCAGAAGCATAGGCATCTAAAAGAAGAAGTAAGTAAGTGGAGATTAGTGAGACCTTTGGCAACGTATTGGATTTCACCAGGTGGAGAGTTGAGGAGAAACCATTTGGCAATATCGAGTTTCTGATCATCACTGAGCAGTACTTCTTCTTCTGTGTCCTCCATAGATGATTTGTATGAATGTGAGAATTGAATTGATGAGTTTCAGGATGGATGGATGGTTGGGATTTGAAAATTGGGGACGAAGAAGAAAGAGTACAGGTACAGGCAAGACAACATATATGGATGTAATGTAATCAAAGAGGCTTTCACTTGAATTCATTTTTTTCAATGTCAATTAATTACTCTTATTTTTAATTTAGTTTATATTCTTTTCTTTTTGATATGTTTCACATCAAATTGGAAAAGGAAAGATACGAAAGATATGAAGCAATTGAATTATAagcaaaattaaaaaataaaaagaaaggtattttagtaaaaaaaaaaaattgggtaaagggttaccccggtgaatctattataAACAACCGCAAacaagtacaagtagtgaggatgagttccacactagttcatatacagaaCATAGCCCATATATGTAAGCCAACAGACATAAAAGTATCTATAACATCACATCAACCtagcctactatacatcatgaaaagatatctagtagacaaaacaataCATAACCAAAAATCCTCATCCTCCATCATCAAAAATGAAGTTGCCACGAAATTGCAGCCCCTTAACACGAATCAAAGACGCTCTATCCATTGGAGAACTTtgtagaagaggtgcttgcccctgatCTTGAAGACGAAGGATAAGTACCCGAAGTCATAAAGTCATTGGTTTCATCATAGACAACCACAACCTCTTCCTCATCTGAATCCTCATGAACATGTCTATCCCCTTTCTTTCTCCCTTGGATTGAAACACCGTTTCCCCCAACAGAAGCAAGAGCAGAAAACGGATTATGAGTTTGAATTTTAGAAGTAGAACCCTGCTGATTTGCAACGGCCTTTTTCTT from Helianthus annuus cultivar XRQ/B chromosome 10, HanXRQr2.0-SUNRISE, whole genome shotgun sequence harbors:
- the LOC110885261 gene encoding F-actin-capping protein subunit alpha, whose amino-acid sequence is MEDTEEEVLLSDDQKLDIAKWFLLNSPPGEIQYVAKDLKSLLNDEDVYRRAAAEAFPLYNKSNIICLHFPNRSGEVLVSSFSEISEDEYLDPRTAQVGKVDHVRQICTTMRPATDEELPSPYIEEYRCALDAEISKYVEEAYPKGVFSVYCTNGKDAEDCGSDFELVVVITATRHSPQNFCNGSWVSIWNIEFKDELQTVEVRGKLQVTAHYFEEGNVQLDAKHECRDSTIFQSPDDSADSLMNIIRHHETEYLTSLQASYSNLPDSTFKELRRKLPVTRTLFPWHSTLQFSLTRDLEKELGIEK